Sequence from the Vibrio alfacsensis genome:
TAAATTAGTGACACTGTCACGAGGAATCACCCCTGAATCCACCAAGTAATCCATCCATTTAGTGTTTGCCGATATGAAAATATCAGCTGGTGCACCATTGGTAATTTGTCGGGCAATCGACGATGAACCACCATACACAGAGGTGACGGATACATCGTATTTATGTTCAAATTTTTGCACAATCTCATCAATGGCATTGGTCATAGAAGACGCTGCGTATATTTTGAGATCAGTCGCCGCGTACGCTGATGATGAAACACTCAATATTGCCGTTAAGCAAGCATGAACTGTCCATGCTTTCATAAAATGACTCCGCTGCTAAACAAGTGGTAAACAGAAAATGGGGATAAATCCCCTTTTGTTTAGGCTTCAAATGGTAATAAATGGTTTATTTAAACAAGAAATCAAGCGTCATATGTTGTTCTATCGCATCCGCAATACGATTGATGCCTTGTTCTTTAAGTTGTTCGAAGTTTTGTTGTTTTATTTGACTACCGTTTACCCAACCAGTTATCAAGCTCAAAGCTTTAGCCTCATCAAAGAGACCATGTAAATAGGTGCCCATGACCTGCCCACACTCACTTATCGCGCCTTCGAACTCTCCTGATGAAAGAATGAGAGGTTGTTTCTCTTGTACTATCGTCTTCCCAACGTGAATTTCATACCCTTTCACCACCGTAACTTGACCATCGAGGTTTAATTGAGCTTCGGTATGAGTGAGCTTCTTGCTATCGGTGAGTACTGTATTCACATTCAGTAAACCAAGACCTTGGCTTTGCCCTGGATCACCCTCCACGCCGAGCGGATCATCAATGATCTTGCCTAGCATTTGATAGCCGCCGCATATCCCAATCACTTTACCACCTAAGCGGACATGGCGTTGGATATCTTTGTCCCACCCTTGACTACGTAGATAATCTAAATCATCTCTTACCGATTTAGAGCCTGGGAGTATGACAAGATCGGCCTTATCAATTTTTTCGCCTTTGCCGACATATCGTAGATTAATATCTGGATTTAAGCGCAACGCATCAAAATCCGTATGATTACTGATTCGAGTAACCACAGGAACAACAACGTTAAGTTTTACTTCATTCGCCAATTCTTGTTGTGAAGTAATGGCGTCTTCTGCTTCTAGATTCAATCCATGCAAATATGGCAACACGCCGAGCACTGGCTTACCTGTTTTTTCTTCAAGCCAATCTAGACCAGATTGAAGTAAGCTAATGTCACCGCGGAATCGATTAATAACAAAACCTTTTACCCGTGCCTGTTCAGACTCCGATAACAACGCCAACGTGCCATATAGGTGCGCAAAAACGCCGCCTCGGTCAATATCGGCAATGATAATCACGGGCACATCCGCTTCTTCAGCAAACCCCATGTTAGCGATATCGTTTTCTCTTAAATTAATTTCAGCGGGGCTACCTGCCCCTTCAATCATCACAGAGTCAAATTCTTCAGTCAGACGTTCAAATGAATCAAGAACCGTCCCCATGGCGACTTTCTTGTAATCATGGAAACCAACTGCATCCATATTTGATAACGCTTTACCTTGAAGGATGATTTGAGCCCCGGTGTCACTATTGGGTTTAATCAACACCGGATTCATATGAACCGTTGGCTCTATATTGCTCGCTTGTGCCTGTACCGCCTGTGCTCTACCTATCTCGCCACCATCTTTGGTCACCGCGCTATTTAATGCCATATTTTGTGGTTTAAATGGGGCAACCTTTATCCCTCTCCGAGCGAGAACCCGGCATAAACCTGCCACAAGGACACTTTTTCCGGCATCTGAAGTGGTGCCTTGAACCATTAACGAAGGGATTGCTGATTTCATGAGCGCTTTTAATGAGAAAAAGAAGTTGTGCAATCATAACGTTATCTTTGCATGAGACTCAAGAAAATGAATCGAATATGAATGCACATATCAGCAAAGGTTCAAATATGGTTTGTTTTAATAACACCATCAAAAACGAACACCTATTTAGAGAATCAAATCATGAACAAAACGGTTATCGCTACAATCGCTGCACTGGCTATCGCTCCTACTTTCGCTATGGCTAAAGACCACCATCATGCTCAATCAAGCGTTCAATTTAACGGACCAGTAACCGTAGAGAAAGTAGATGCCCTGATCAAAGACTCCAATATGTTTACTGAAAAGAACGTTGTGGTTGAGGGGAATTTACTCCGACAAACTCGCGCTGATAAATTCATCTTTAGTGACGGTTCTGGCGAGATTGTTGTAGAGCTAGATGATGATATTCACTTAGCATCACCTATCGATCACACGACAAAAGTTCGTCTATTTGGAGAGTTTGAGGGCGGGAGTAAACCAGAAATCGAAGTTGAACAAATTGTTGTTCTGTAACGATTACTGCCTAGCAGCTTTGGTTGTCATCTAACTGCTATTTTGCCTCTTCTTTAGGCAATATAACTACACGCATCAGCGCCTTGTCCTAGTGTGCTGGGTATAACGGAACACCTTAAATACCATGCGTTTTACATTTTGGTCTGCTTCTTGCAGGCCATTTTTTTAATTCGTATTTTATTCTTGCCCGGAGATACCCATGCTAGGTAAAGCTCTAAAGGTTGCAGCCTTTGGTTTATGCGCTGTTTTGCCACTTTCTGCACACGCTAACAATTTCAACTACAACGTGATGGAATTTCGTATGGGTACAAGCCCAGGTACATTCGGTGGCGAAGTGACGACATACTTTACAGAAAACACGCACTTTATTGCCCGTGCAGACAGTGAATTCAGTGGTGACTGGGACATCGCTGGTGGTATCGGTTTTAACGGTCCTGCAGGCCAGTTTGCTGATATTTTTGGCCAAATGCTCGTCCACAACATTAAAGAAAGCGGCGGCGACAAAATTGGCGATGTATGGAAAACCGAAGTCAACATCGGCACTCGTATTTGGTTAATGCAAAACATGGAGATTCACGGGCGCATTGGGCAATTGATTGATAATGAGGGGAACAACTCCGTATACAACGTAGGTGCACGCTTCCACTCAACTCAACAATTATCTCTTGGTGCGGATTTTAAAAATACCGGTGTGTATGGAACACAATTGGTAATGTCTGCGCGCTTCGCATTTTAATCTAGGGCATTTCGTATCATGTAATCCCCTTAGACGTGGCTAATATCTACGAAAGTGATTTATCCACGAAACTGAGAGTTTTACTAAGAGTGTTCGGTAGACCATAATAAAAGCCTCTCGAAAGAGAGGCTTTTGGTTTGTGGTTCAATTAACGTCTAAAGTGCACGTTAACTACGTAACTATTTTTCCACTTTAGGTTTGTTCTGAACGTATTTTTTAGAGACATCAATAACAGCAATATCACGGAAGAAGCTACGTCCAAGCAGTATCGGGAACTTCATATGACCACGTTCGGCTAACGTAAACTCCGTTTGCTCTTTTAAGTCACCCACTTGGATATAAGCGACAACCACCGCGCGTTTGTCCACTTCTTCCGAAGAAGATTGGCGCACTTTTGCCCAACGCTCTACTGGCAACTTGAACTCTTTACTCGCTTTGCCATTAATATCAATTTTAAATTGAACCCAATCTTTACCATCACGCTCAAAGGAACCACTTCTGTCGCACTGATAGAAGACGTTGTCGCACCAGTATCAATCCGAGCTTTAAACGTTTGTTTGATCGCAGGAACATAAACCCATTCCTCCGATCCCAGAATTAACATACCATCTGGTGTTTTCTGTACTTTCGGTGGCTGTTCTGGCTTTGGCTTAGGTTTTTCCTCAGGTTTCGTTTCCGGTTTTTCTGCTGGTTTGACATCCGGCTGTGGTTCTACCTCTGGTTTAACCTCCGGCACTTCAATTGGTTGCTCTATCACCGGAGTTTCTGGTTCCGCAGGTTGTGTGGTCGTTGGTGTCGACGTACATGCAATAAGACCACCGCTCATCATTAGCGGCAGAATCAGTTTCCAATTCTTCATCAACTCTCCCAATTAACGTTGAGATACTTTTTGAATGGCGTCCGCTACATAAGGAATATGCGTTTCCGTTAGGCCAGCGATGTTGATTCGTCCATCACCTACGCCATAAATGCCATAATCTTCACGCAGTTGCGCCATCTGATTTTCACTAAAGCCTAGCACAGTAAACATGCCTTTGTGGTTTAGTATGAAATCAAATTGATCTGTATTATGGTTAGTTCTCAACTCGTTACA
This genomic interval carries:
- a CDS encoding cobyric acid synthase — encoded protein: MKSAIPSLMVQGTTSDAGKSVLVAGLCRVLARRGIKVAPFKPQNMALNSAVTKDGGEIGRAQAVQAQASNIEPTVHMNPVLIKPNSDTGAQIILQGKALSNMDAVGFHDYKKVAMGTVLDSFERLTEEFDSVMIEGAGSPAEINLRENDIANMGFAEEADVPVIIIADIDRGGVFAHLYGTLALLSESEQARVKGFVINRFRGDISLLQSGLDWLEEKTGKPVLGVLPYLHGLNLEAEDAITSQQELANEVKLNVVVPVVTRISNHTDFDALRLNPDINLRYVGKGEKIDKADLVILPGSKSVRDDLDYLRSQGWDKDIQRHVRLGGKVIGICGGYQMLGKIIDDPLGVEGDPGQSQGLGLLNVNTVLTDSKKLTHTEAQLNLDGQVTVVKGYEIHVGKTIVQEKQPLILSSGEFEGAISECGQVMGTYLHGLFDEAKALSLITGWVNGSQIKQQNFEQLKEQGINRIADAIEQHMTLDFLFK
- a CDS encoding YgiW/YdeI family stress tolerance OB fold protein; the encoded protein is MNKTVIATIAALAIAPTFAMAKDHHHAQSSVQFNGPVTVEKVDALIKDSNMFTEKNVVVEGNLLRQTRADKFIFSDGSGEIVVELDDDIHLASPIDHTTKVRLFGEFEGGSKPEIEVEQIVVL